The following proteins are encoded in a genomic region of Nocardioides renjunii:
- a CDS encoding class I SAM-dependent methyltransferase: MRVRPSPNIWNTPELYELENRAADPEDRIATGMREIGDWAGRTLLDVGCGSGFHLPRWAGSATRVIGVEPHPPLVALARRRTRSLPHVSVLAGRAEELPVPDASVDVAHARWAYFFGPGCEPGLRELDRVVRRGGTAFVVDNDPTRSTFGAWFRRGFPEVDPDAVERFWSTRGWQRRPIDMGWSFGSRADLESVVRIELPPEAAEEALASHTGTTVDYAVNLWWRHF; the protein is encoded by the coding sequence GTGAGGGTCCGCCCCTCTCCCAACATCTGGAACACCCCCGAGCTCTACGAGCTCGAGAACCGCGCGGCCGACCCCGAGGACCGCATCGCCACCGGCATGCGCGAGATCGGCGACTGGGCCGGACGCACGCTGCTCGACGTCGGCTGCGGCAGCGGCTTCCACCTCCCCCGGTGGGCCGGGTCCGCGACCCGGGTCATCGGCGTGGAGCCCCATCCCCCGCTGGTCGCGCTCGCCCGCCGCCGTACGCGGTCCTTGCCGCACGTGAGCGTCCTGGCGGGCAGGGCGGAGGAGCTGCCCGTGCCCGACGCGTCGGTCGACGTGGCGCACGCGCGCTGGGCCTACTTCTTCGGCCCGGGCTGCGAGCCTGGGCTGCGCGAGCTCGATCGGGTCGTACGCCGCGGGGGCACGGCGTTCGTCGTCGACAACGACCCCACGCGCTCCACCTTCGGCGCGTGGTTCCGCCGCGGCTTCCCCGAGGTGGACCCCGACGCGGTGGAGCGGTTCTGGTCGACGCGCGGCTGGCAGCGCCGCCCGATCGACATGGGGTGGTCCTTCGGGTCGAGGGCGGACCTCGAGTCCGTGGTGCGCATCGAGCTGCCGCCCGAGGCCGCCGAGGAAGCGCTGGCCTCGCACACCGGCACGACGGTCGACTACGCGGTCAACCTGTGGTGGCGCCACTTCTGA
- a CDS encoding VOC family protein, translated as MRLDHVSFAAGPDGLASTAQRLGGLLGTTFIDGGVHPRFGTRNMILPLAGGTYMEVVEVLDHPASDKAPFGQAVRARSALGGGWMGWVVAVSDIATIETRLGRESVKGNRHRPDGTELLWQQIGVNGLISDPQLPFFIQWLTPSELHPSNGASGDFSLACLEIAGDPQRVSEWLGETVEAPLEDVKVEWVAPNGTPGIVAVQLQTPRGLVRM; from the coding sequence ATGCGCCTGGACCACGTCAGCTTCGCCGCCGGACCTGATGGACTCGCCAGCACCGCCCAGCGCCTCGGGGGGCTGCTCGGGACGACGTTCATCGACGGTGGCGTGCACCCCCGTTTCGGCACCCGCAACATGATCCTCCCGCTGGCCGGCGGCACCTACATGGAGGTCGTCGAGGTCCTCGACCACCCCGCCAGCGACAAGGCTCCCTTCGGTCAGGCCGTCCGTGCCCGCTCCGCCCTCGGCGGCGGCTGGATGGGCTGGGTCGTGGCCGTGTCCGACATCGCCACCATCGAGACGCGGCTGGGCCGCGAGTCGGTCAAGGGCAACCGCCACCGCCCCGACGGCACCGAGCTGCTGTGGCAGCAGATCGGCGTCAACGGCCTGATCTCCGACCCGCAGCTGCCGTTCTTCATCCAGTGGCTCACGCCGTCCGAGCTGCACCCGAGCAACGGCGCCAGCGGCGACTTCTCGCTGGCCTGCCTCGAGATCGCCGGCGACCCGCAGCGGGTCAGCGAGTGGCTTGGCGAGACCGTCGAGGCCCCGCTCGAGGACGTCAAGGTCGAGTGGGTCGCCCCCAACGGCACCCCCGGCATCGTCGCGGTGCAGCTGCAGACCCCCCGGGGCCTGGTCAGGATGTGA
- a CDS encoding Ppx/GppA phosphatase family protein translates to MRLGVLDIGSNTGHLLVVDAHGGAAPLPASSHKQALRLAEHLDDEGAVTQKGIDALTDFCASATEIAGDKGCEEMLGFATSAVRDAVNSDEVLAHVEEHSGVRLEVLSGEDEARLTFLAVRRWFGWSAGRLVVFDIGGGSLEIAGGTDEAPDVAWSLPLGAARVARTAFRDGPHRATEDDVRGLRKQIRAEIARDAGHLLRGGVPDRAAATSKTFRSLARICGAAPSADGPLVPRALELATLSGWIPKLMALSPEELASLPGVSPSRTHQIVAGALVAEACMDIFDLPELEICPWALREGVILERLDRISVVSRRR, encoded by the coding sequence ATGCGCCTGGGCGTCCTCGACATCGGATCCAACACCGGCCACCTGCTGGTGGTCGACGCGCACGGCGGCGCCGCGCCCCTCCCGGCGTCCTCGCACAAGCAGGCCCTGCGCCTGGCCGAGCACCTCGACGACGAGGGCGCGGTCACGCAGAAGGGCATCGACGCCCTCACCGACTTCTGCGCCTCGGCCACCGAGATCGCCGGCGACAAGGGCTGCGAGGAGATGCTCGGCTTCGCCACCTCGGCCGTGCGCGACGCGGTCAACTCCGACGAGGTGCTGGCCCACGTCGAGGAGCACAGCGGGGTCCGGCTCGAGGTGCTGTCGGGCGAGGACGAGGCGCGGCTGACGTTCCTGGCCGTACGCCGCTGGTTCGGGTGGTCGGCCGGGCGGCTGGTGGTCTTCGACATCGGCGGCGGCTCGCTGGAGATCGCCGGCGGCACCGACGAGGCGCCCGACGTGGCGTGGTCGCTGCCCCTCGGCGCCGCCCGCGTGGCCCGTACGGCGTTCCGCGACGGGCCGCACCGGGCCACCGAGGACGACGTCCGCGGCCTCCGCAAGCAGATCCGCGCCGAGATCGCCCGCGACGCCGGCCACCTGCTGCGAGGTGGCGTACCGGACCGCGCGGCGGCCACGTCGAAGACGTTCCGCTCGCTCGCCCGCATCTGCGGCGCCGCGCCGAGCGCCGACGGCCCGCTGGTCCCGCGCGCGCTCGAGCTGGCGACGCTCTCGGGCTGGATCCCCAAGCTGATGGCGCTCTCCCCCGAGGAGCTCGCCTCCCTGCCGGGCGTCTCGCCGAGCCGCACCCACCAGATCGTGGCGGGAGCGCTGGTGGCCGAGGCCTGCATGGACATCTTCGACCTCCCCGAGCTCGAGATCTGCCCGTGGGCGCTGCGCGAGGGCGTCATCCTCGAGCGGCTCGACCGGATCTCCGTGGTCTCGAGGCGGCGCTGA
- a CDS encoding sugar phosphate isomerase/epimerase family protein encodes MTATPLIGLSTASVYPESTAHAFGWAASLGYDAVEVMVGIDALSQQVDAVKKLSDHHRVPICAVHAPCLLFTQRVWGTDPWVKLEKSAEMAHAVGADVVVVHPPFRWQKDYAAGFVEGIASLEARTGIAFAVENMYPWRASSRRGMEMYLPGWDPSEQDYAHTTIDLSHAAIARSDVVEMAQRMGETLRHVHLTDGSGSAKDEHLVPGRGIMGAAGFLEHLAGTGFAGHVVLEINTRRAAGRAERELDLTESLEFARTHLGVTTP; translated from the coding sequence ATGACCGCCACGCCCCTGATCGGCCTCTCCACCGCCTCGGTCTACCCCGAGTCGACGGCGCACGCCTTCGGTTGGGCCGCCTCCCTGGGCTACGACGCCGTCGAGGTGATGGTCGGCATCGACGCCCTGAGCCAGCAGGTGGACGCCGTCAAGAAGCTGAGCGACCACCACCGGGTGCCGATCTGCGCCGTCCACGCCCCGTGCCTGCTCTTCACGCAGCGGGTCTGGGGCACCGACCCGTGGGTCAAGCTGGAGAAGTCGGCGGAGATGGCCCACGCGGTCGGCGCCGACGTGGTCGTCGTCCACCCGCCGTTCCGCTGGCAGAAGGACTACGCAGCCGGCTTCGTCGAGGGCATCGCGTCGCTCGAGGCCCGCACCGGCATCGCCTTCGCGGTCGAGAACATGTATCCGTGGCGGGCCTCGTCGCGGCGCGGCATGGAGATGTACCTCCCCGGCTGGGACCCCAGCGAGCAGGACTACGCCCACACCACGATCGACCTCTCCCACGCCGCCATCGCGCGCTCCGACGTCGTCGAGATGGCCCAGCGGATGGGCGAGACGCTGCGCCACGTGCACCTCACCGACGGCAGCGGCTCGGCCAAGGACGAGCACCTCGTCCCGGGCCGCGGGATCATGGGCGCCGCCGGGTTCCTCGAGCACCTCGCCGGCACCGGCTTCGCCGGCCACGTGGTGCTCGAGATCAACACCCGCCGCGCCGCCGGCCGCGCCGAGCGCGAGCTCGACCTGACCGAGTCCCTCGAGTTCGCCCGGACCCACCTCGGGGTGACCACGCCGTGA
- a CDS encoding TetR/AcrR family transcriptional regulator, which translates to MTAPAAARASRGRRPGAPDTRAEVLAAARASFAEKGFRGTTIRGVASAAGVDPALVHHYFGTKDDLFVAALEIPVDPREVLAPVVAAGPDGAGERLLRTFLGVWDDPAIRPGLLAMVRSLLADDDGGLVRQAFIPVVVGPLLAELVPDRPEARIPLVASQVVGLIVTRYVIALPPMADMPADEVVARIGPVLQHYLTGDLP; encoded by the coding sequence GTGACCGCGCCGGCGGCCGCCCGCGCGTCCCGCGGACGCCGACCGGGTGCGCCGGACACCCGCGCCGAGGTGCTCGCCGCCGCGCGGGCGTCGTTCGCCGAGAAGGGCTTCCGCGGCACGACCATCCGCGGGGTGGCCTCCGCCGCCGGCGTCGACCCCGCCCTCGTGCACCACTACTTCGGCACCAAGGACGACCTCTTCGTCGCCGCCCTCGAGATCCCCGTCGACCCGCGCGAGGTGCTCGCCCCCGTGGTCGCCGCCGGTCCCGACGGCGCGGGGGAGCGGCTGCTGCGCACCTTTCTCGGCGTCTGGGACGACCCGGCGATCCGGCCGGGCCTGCTCGCGATGGTCCGCTCGCTGCTCGCCGACGACGACGGCGGGCTGGTGCGCCAGGCGTTCATCCCGGTGGTGGTCGGGCCGCTGCTCGCCGAGCTGGTCCCCGACCGGCCTGAGGCGCGCATCCCCCTCGTCGCCAGCCAGGTGGTCGGCCTCATCGTCACCCGCTACGTCATCGCGCTGCCGCCGATGGCCGACATGCCCGCCGACGAGGTCGTCGCCCGCATCGGGCCGGTGCTGCAGCACTACCTGACCGGCGACCTGCCGTGA
- a CDS encoding peroxidase family protein, with translation MAQGTAPAPEHTPGHASRHGRESFYIEGEGVVGSTDPGAAPPTTARANTTAARGPALAAAPTFRFSRLGPPGVRLPEATLRKVALAMTGGSVVDGTIPAGFTYLGQFVDHDLTFDATTVAFGDSVSPAALLQGRSPTLDLDSLYGAGPLDGVSADFYEADRTRLKVGRTTKIGGDRARVGFDVPRVGGPGAGRGKAAIPDRRNDENLVVAQTHAAMIRFHNRVVAGLGPATPPAERFEKARRKVVLHYQWMLRTDYLPKICDGDVVTDVFTTGRKVVDPGADPLTMPTMPVEFSVAAFRLGHAMVREAYDWNARFPDGSGSLDLLFFFSGTSGGVGNGDPTLPSNWIADWRRLYRFSQVGHDELKPPPGEFNLARRIDTRLVDPLAALPKGSFDGSVSDEATIRANLAFRNLVRARMLRLASGQQMAELMRASGVPVTTLTRAQLRDGAGGPGSAQLDSLTDAQRDAFLADTPLWFYVLREAELNDGRLTGVGARLVVETFHRAMEGSTHSIVRNPAFRPDLGEKDGRFRMADLLLVAFEGQEALLAPLGD, from the coding sequence ATGGCACAGGGAACGGCACCCGCACCCGAGCACACCCCCGGCCACGCCTCGCGGCACGGCCGGGAGAGCTTCTACATCGAGGGCGAGGGGGTCGTCGGGTCCACCGACCCCGGGGCCGCACCACCGACCACGGCGCGGGCCAACACGACGGCCGCCCGGGGTCCGGCCCTCGCCGCCGCGCCGACCTTCCGCTTCTCGCGCCTCGGGCCGCCCGGCGTACGCCTGCCCGAGGCCACGCTGCGCAAGGTGGCCCTCGCCATGACGGGCGGCTCCGTGGTGGACGGGACGATCCCGGCCGGGTTCACCTACCTCGGCCAGTTCGTCGACCACGACCTGACCTTCGACGCCACCACCGTCGCCTTCGGCGACAGCGTCTCGCCGGCCGCGCTGCTGCAGGGGCGCTCGCCGACCCTCGACCTCGACAGCCTCTACGGCGCCGGCCCGCTCGACGGCGTCTCCGCCGACTTCTACGAGGCCGACCGCACCCGCCTCAAGGTCGGCCGGACCACGAAGATCGGCGGCGACCGGGCGCGGGTCGGCTTCGACGTGCCCCGCGTCGGCGGCCCCGGAGCCGGCCGGGGCAAGGCGGCCATCCCCGACCGCCGCAACGACGAGAACCTCGTGGTCGCGCAGACGCACGCCGCGATGATCCGCTTCCACAACCGCGTCGTCGCGGGCCTCGGCCCGGCCACCCCGCCCGCCGAGCGGTTCGAGAAGGCGCGGCGCAAGGTGGTGCTGCACTACCAGTGGATGCTGCGCACCGACTACCTTCCGAAGATCTGCGACGGCGACGTCGTCACCGACGTCTTCACCACCGGTCGCAAGGTGGTCGACCCGGGCGCCGACCCGTTGACGATGCCGACCATGCCGGTCGAGTTCTCCGTCGCGGCGTTCCGGCTCGGGCACGCCATGGTGCGCGAGGCGTACGACTGGAACGCCCGCTTCCCGGACGGCTCGGGGTCCCTCGACCTGCTGTTCTTCTTCTCCGGCACGAGCGGCGGCGTCGGCAACGGGGACCCGACGCTGCCGTCGAACTGGATCGCGGACTGGCGCCGGCTCTACCGCTTCTCGCAGGTCGGCCACGACGAGCTCAAGCCGCCGCCGGGGGAGTTCAACCTGGCCCGGCGCATCGACACCCGCCTCGTCGACCCCCTGGCGGCCCTGCCGAAGGGCTCCTTCGACGGCAGCGTCTCCGACGAGGCGACCATCCGCGCCAACCTCGCCTTCCGCAACCTGGTCCGCGCACGGATGCTCCGGCTCGCCAGCGGGCAGCAGATGGCCGAGCTGATGCGCGCGAGCGGGGTGCCGGTGACGACCCTGACGCGGGCACAGCTGCGCGACGGCGCCGGCGGGCCCGGCTCCGCGCAGCTGGACTCGCTGACCGACGCCCAGCGTGACGCCTTCCTGGCCGACACCCCGCTGTGGTTCTACGTCCTGCGCGAGGCCGAGCTCAACGACGGCCGCCTCACCGGCGTCGGCGCCCGGCTCGTGGTGGAGACGTTCCACCGGGCGATGGAGGGCAGCACCCACTCGATCGTGCGCAACCCCGCGTTCCGGCCCGACCTCGGCGAGAAGGACGGGCGCTTCCGGATGGCCGACCTGCTGCTGGTCGCGTTCGAGGGCCAGGAGGCGCTGCTGGCGCCGCTGGGGGACTGA
- a CDS encoding ABC transporter ATP-binding protein, producing MMKNVVEVRDLVVVRGEREVLPGISLDVPAGVTGLLGPSGCGKSTLLRCLVGAQRVRSGTVEVLGSPAGSADLRTRIGYVTQAASVYDDLTVAENLSFFARVLGVDRSSVDRAIEAVSLGDHRDQVVGRLSGGQRSRAGLAVALLGEPDLLVLDEPTVGLDPVLRRDLWALFHRIADGGAAVLVSSHVMDEAERCHRLLLMREGRIIADGSPDEVRERTGAADVEQAFLRLVEGREEVA from the coding sequence ATGATGAAAAACGTCGTCGAGGTACGCGACCTGGTCGTCGTACGCGGTGAGCGCGAGGTGCTGCCCGGCATCTCGCTGGACGTCCCGGCCGGGGTGACCGGCCTGCTCGGACCGAGCGGCTGCGGCAAGAGCACGCTGCTGCGCTGCCTCGTCGGCGCGCAGCGGGTGCGGTCGGGGACCGTCGAGGTCCTCGGCTCGCCTGCCGGCAGTGCCGACCTGCGCACCCGGATCGGGTACGTCACCCAGGCGGCGAGCGTCTACGACGACCTGACCGTGGCGGAGAACCTGTCGTTCTTCGCCCGGGTGCTCGGCGTGGACCGGTCGTCGGTGGACCGGGCGATCGAGGCCGTCTCGCTCGGCGACCACCGTGACCAGGTCGTCGGCCGGCTGTCCGGCGGTCAGCGCAGCCGGGCCGGGCTGGCCGTAGCGCTGCTCGGGGAGCCCGACCTCCTCGTGCTCGACGAGCCGACCGTCGGCCTGGACCCGGTCCTGCGCCGCGACCTCTGGGCCCTCTTCCACCGGATCGCCGACGGCGGCGCGGCGGTGCTCGTCTCCAGCCACGTGATGGACGAGGCGGAGCGGTGCCACCGCCTGCTGCTGATGCGCGAGGGGCGGATCATCGCCGACGGCTCGCCCGACGAGGTCCGCGAGCGCACCGGGGCCGCCGACGTGGAGCAGGCCTTCCTGCGCCTCGTCGAGGGACGGGAGGAGGTGGCATGA
- a CDS encoding ABC transporter permease: MTPRVTLAVAGRVLTQVRRDHRTLAMLMVVPCLLISLLWWMFQELPGDLFDTFGPGLLAMFPFIVMFLVTSVTTLRERSSGTLERLLTMPMGKLDFLVGYALAFGLLAAVQAALAVAVSVGLLGLDVQGPVWLLGVVAVADAVLGTALGLLVSAFATTEFQAVQFMPAFVLPQILLCGLFVPRDQMPDVLEAVSGVLPLSYAVDAMQELVGAADTAEVWRNVVVVCCFALAALGLGAATLRRRTP; this comes from the coding sequence ATGACGCCGCGCGTCACGCTCGCCGTCGCCGGGCGGGTGCTCACCCAGGTCCGCCGCGACCACCGCACGCTCGCGATGCTGATGGTCGTCCCGTGCCTGCTGATCAGCCTGCTGTGGTGGATGTTCCAGGAGCTGCCCGGCGACCTCTTCGACACGTTCGGGCCGGGACTGCTGGCGATGTTCCCCTTCATCGTGATGTTCCTCGTGACGAGCGTGACCACCCTGCGCGAGCGCTCCTCCGGCACCCTCGAACGGCTCCTCACGATGCCGATGGGCAAGCTCGACTTCCTCGTCGGCTACGCCCTCGCCTTCGGCCTGCTCGCCGCGGTCCAGGCGGCGCTGGCCGTCGCGGTCAGCGTGGGCCTGCTCGGCCTCGACGTGCAGGGCCCCGTCTGGCTGCTGGGCGTCGTGGCCGTCGCCGACGCCGTCCTCGGCACGGCGCTCGGGCTGCTCGTCAGCGCGTTCGCCACGACGGAGTTCCAGGCGGTGCAGTTCATGCCGGCCTTCGTGCTGCCGCAGATCCTGCTCTGCGGGCTCTTCGTGCCGCGCGACCAGATGCCCGACGTGCTCGAGGCCGTCAGCGGCGTGCTTCCCCTGTCGTACGCCGTCGACGCCATGCAGGAGCTCGTCGGGGCCGCGGACACGGCGGAGGTCTGGCGCAACGTGGTCGTCGTGTGCTGCTTCGCGCTCGCCGCGCTCGGCCTGGGGGCGGCGACCCTCAGGCGTCGGACGCCCTGA
- a CDS encoding ABC transporter ATP-binding protein has translation MISARGLTKLYGGIRAVDDLTFDVVPGTVTGFLGPNGAGKSTTMRMMVGLDRPTSGTATIGGRAYADLASPLHEVGALLDAGAMHPGRTGRAHLAVAARTHAIPLARVDEVLEQVGLASAARRRIKGYSLGMRQRLGIAGALLGDPGVLLFDEPVNGLDLDGVRWIRALLRGFADEGRTVLVSSHLMSEVQLVADRVVVIGGGRLVADTETSALLRSAGGPRVRVRTPSTEELVRHLPAHAVVERTGDDELEVSGIDAPDLGDLAHHVGVRAHHLAEVEQSLEHAYLSLTGTTPGPQADPQPAPRPDSRPEGALR, from the coding sequence ATGATCAGTGCGCGCGGTCTCACCAAGCTCTACGGCGGCATCCGCGCCGTCGACGACCTCACCTTCGACGTGGTCCCGGGCACCGTCACAGGCTTCCTCGGACCCAACGGCGCCGGCAAGTCGACCACGATGCGGATGATGGTGGGACTGGACCGGCCGACGTCCGGCACCGCCACGATCGGCGGCAGGGCGTACGCCGACCTGGCCTCGCCGCTGCACGAGGTCGGGGCCCTCCTCGACGCGGGCGCCATGCACCCCGGCCGCACCGGCCGCGCGCACCTGGCGGTCGCGGCCCGCACCCACGCGATCCCGCTGGCCCGGGTCGACGAGGTGCTCGAGCAGGTCGGCCTGGCCTCGGCGGCGCGCCGCCGGATCAAGGGCTACTCGCTGGGCATGCGCCAGCGGCTCGGCATCGCCGGCGCGCTCCTCGGCGACCCCGGGGTGCTGCTGTTCGACGAGCCGGTCAACGGCCTCGACCTCGACGGGGTCCGGTGGATCCGCGCCCTGCTGCGCGGGTTCGCCGACGAGGGCCGCACGGTCCTGGTCTCCAGCCACCTGATGAGCGAGGTGCAGCTGGTCGCGGACCGCGTGGTGGTCATCGGCGGCGGCCGCCTGGTCGCCGACACCGAGACCTCCGCGCTGCTGCGCAGCGCCGGCGGGCCGCGGGTCCGGGTGCGCACGCCCTCGACCGAGGAGCTGGTGCGCCACCTGCCGGCCCACGCCGTCGTCGAGCGCACCGGCGACGACGAGCTCGAGGTCTCCGGGATCGACGCCCCGGACCTCGGCGACCTCGCCCACCACGTCGGCGTACGGGCCCACCACCTCGCCGAGGTCGAGCAGTCGCTCGAGCACGCCTACCTCTCCCTCACCGGGACGACCCCCGGCCCCCAGGCCGACCCACAGCCCGCACCCCGACCCGACTCCCGACCCGAAGGAGCCCTCCGATGA